From a single Methylacidiphilum kamchatkense Kam1 genomic region:
- a CDS encoding sigma-54-dependent transcriptional regulator yields MADILIVDDDNAFRYVFSKTVHSLGYSVLETADPNKVMELAKEVSLIFLDLKLKEHDGLILLEKLCSSSQHPPVVILTAYSSSFNTIEAMKRGAFDHLSKPIKRQEIKEVIERALKRSSFSSFSIKQPDEPEELIGESLPMRRVQKTIGFAAASDCPVLVVGETGTGKELVAKAIHRHSSRGVGPFIAVNCAAIPETLFESEFFGHLKGSFTGALRDRKGKFLEASGGTLFLDEIAEMPLAMQAKLLRVLSEKTITPIGSETTYPVDVRIVAATNKNLLDLVSKGKFREDLLYRIQVLQIELPALRERGPDVLLLANHFLEKHFPGSFKKLSAAAEKAVLEYSWPGNVRQLENVIRRAGIIARGQSIEVEDLGIPIEKEAFDVREKEDLLQLDFFSAIAKLEKLLIEKALEESQGNRAEAARRLKIHRSLLYLKMKEHRIETLE; encoded by the coding sequence ATGGCTGATATTCTAATTGTAGACGACGACAACGCCTTTCGGTACGTTTTTTCTAAAACTGTCCACTCTTTAGGTTATTCCGTATTAGAAACGGCAGACCCCAATAAAGTCATGGAATTGGCAAAAGAAGTTAGTCTCATTTTTCTGGATTTAAAATTAAAAGAGCATGACGGTCTCATACTGCTTGAAAAGCTATGTAGTTCTAGTCAACATCCCCCAGTTGTTATATTGACAGCCTATTCAAGCAGTTTCAATACGATTGAGGCGATGAAAAGGGGAGCCTTTGACCATTTGAGTAAACCAATTAAAAGACAAGAGATTAAAGAAGTTATTGAAAGGGCCTTAAAAAGATCTTCCTTTTCCTCTTTTTCAATAAAACAGCCTGATGAGCCTGAGGAGCTTATAGGAGAGAGTCTACCAATGCGGCGCGTTCAAAAAACCATTGGATTTGCTGCTGCTTCCGATTGTCCTGTCCTAGTCGTTGGAGAGACAGGTACTGGAAAAGAATTAGTTGCAAAAGCTATTCATCGACACAGTTCGAGGGGAGTGGGACCGTTTATAGCAGTCAATTGTGCTGCAATTCCAGAAACGCTTTTTGAAAGCGAATTTTTTGGCCATCTCAAAGGCTCCTTCACGGGTGCACTACGAGATCGTAAAGGAAAATTTTTAGAAGCCTCTGGTGGCACCCTTTTCTTAGATGAGATTGCGGAAATGCCCCTAGCTATGCAAGCAAAGCTGTTGAGAGTCTTGTCAGAAAAAACCATAACTCCAATCGGTTCTGAAACGACCTATCCTGTTGATGTCCGCATCGTAGCTGCAACCAACAAAAATTTATTGGATCTTGTCTCTAAAGGAAAATTTCGGGAGGATTTGCTGTATCGTATTCAGGTTTTACAGATTGAACTTCCGGCTCTTCGAGAAAGAGGACCGGATGTTCTTTTGCTTGCTAATCATTTTCTTGAAAAACACTTTCCTGGTTCCTTCAAAAAATTAAGCGCAGCTGCAGAAAAAGCCGTTCTCGAATATTCCTGGCCTGGAAATGTTCGTCAGCTTGAAAATGTGATTCGCCGGGCAGGAATTATTGCTAGAGGACAGTCTATAGAGGTAGAGGATCTTGGCATTCCTATTGAAAAAGAGGCATTCGATGTGAGAGAGAAAGAAGATCTTTTACAATTAGATTTCTTTTCGGCCATTGCAAAGCTTGAAAAGCTTCTTATAGAAAAAGCTCTTGAGGAAAGTCAGGGCAATCGTGCTGAGGCGGCACGTCGGTTAAAAATTCATCGCAGTTTACTCTACCTTAAGATGAAAGAACATAGGATCGAAACATTGGAATAA
- the trxA gene encoding thioredoxin, with amino-acid sequence MASQLIKSITSKEFENEVIKSPQVVVVDFWAEWCGPCHMLSPVLDELAKELDGKIKFVKVNVDQEPNLAYQYSIQSIPTLLIFKGGQIKGKQIGVTSKNQILNKIKDAEMS; translated from the coding sequence ATGGCCTCACAATTAATAAAGAGTATAACCTCAAAAGAATTTGAAAATGAAGTTATAAAGTCTCCTCAAGTTGTCGTTGTTGATTTTTGGGCTGAATGGTGTGGTCCTTGTCATATGCTAAGTCCTGTTCTTGATGAGTTAGCCAAAGAGCTTGATGGTAAAATTAAATTCGTCAAAGTAAATGTGGATCAAGAACCTAATTTAGCTTATCAATATTCAATTCAATCCATACCGACTCTTCTAATCTTTAAAGGAGGGCAGATCAAAGGGAAACAAATTGGGGTCACTTCGAAAAACCAGATCCTTAATAAAATAAAGGATGCCGAAATGTCTTGA
- the ftsH gene encoding ATP-dependent zinc metalloprotease FtsH — protein sequence MKLSPPKKNFPTQKEPEPPFPYLRFLVQIGIALFLVWLWQESLHKATVSTIPYSEFLNKLNQKEIIECKITPDEIYGKMLISKPEEKGRPPKIGLFSTVRVDDPDLVKRLQAAGVVYGSVKPSLLSQILFSWVVPILIFFLVWFALARFVGGGGAGYSLLNIGKSRARLLVDESTGVTFADVAGCDEAKYELQEVVDFLKNPSRYKALGAKIPKGVLLVGPPGTGKTLLAKAVAGEAKVPFFSISGSEFVEMFVGVGAARVRDLFGQAKAKAPCIIFIDELDAIGRQRGIRIQVGSDEHEQTLNQLLVEMDGFDPNEGIIVLAATNRPEILDRALLRPGRFDRQVVVDLPDANGREAILKVHARGKPLSSDINFKEIAQATMGFSGADLANLLNEAALLAARRKSTCIEQKDLFEAMEKVIAGPERKSRVLSEKERERVAYHEVGHALVAFYLEHAEPVRKISIVPRGRAALGYTLQLPASQQYLLSKSELLDRICVAMGGRAAEELIYKDVTTGAENDLEVATTIARQMVCLYGMGEKSGLAHYVPPQPLFGGLDSSYLKECSNETARIIELEIEKILEENYEKAKSILQQHLKELQEVTTILLKKETLSGEEFKSILDKVKNQEGVSYSSSSSANSS from the coding sequence ATGAAACTTTCTCCTCCCAAAAAAAACTTTCCCACACAAAAAGAGCCTGAACCCCCTTTTCCTTATCTAAGATTTCTTGTTCAGATTGGAATTGCTCTATTTCTCGTGTGGTTATGGCAAGAGAGCCTTCATAAGGCTACAGTTTCGACCATTCCTTACAGTGAATTCCTTAACAAACTAAATCAAAAAGAAATAATTGAATGTAAAATTACTCCAGATGAAATCTATGGAAAAATGCTGATTTCAAAACCGGAAGAAAAAGGGAGACCACCAAAAATCGGGCTTTTTTCAACGGTAAGAGTTGATGATCCAGATTTAGTAAAACGCTTGCAAGCTGCGGGAGTTGTCTATGGGAGCGTCAAACCTAGTTTACTGTCACAAATTCTTTTTTCGTGGGTCGTACCGATCCTTATTTTTTTTCTGGTTTGGTTTGCTCTTGCCAGGTTTGTTGGAGGAGGTGGAGCCGGTTATTCCCTGCTGAATATTGGGAAAAGCCGAGCAAGACTCTTAGTAGATGAAAGTACAGGGGTAACATTTGCCGATGTGGCAGGATGTGATGAAGCGAAGTATGAGCTGCAAGAAGTGGTAGATTTTTTAAAAAACCCCTCTCGATATAAGGCCCTAGGAGCAAAAATTCCCAAGGGAGTGTTGCTGGTAGGACCGCCAGGAACGGGTAAAACATTGTTAGCTAAAGCGGTTGCCGGAGAGGCTAAAGTGCCTTTTTTTTCTATTAGTGGTAGTGAATTTGTAGAAATGTTTGTGGGAGTGGGTGCGGCGCGTGTTCGAGATCTTTTCGGGCAAGCCAAAGCCAAAGCCCCTTGTATAATTTTTATTGACGAATTGGATGCCATTGGAAGACAAAGAGGCATAAGAATTCAAGTTGGATCGGATGAACATGAACAGACTTTAAATCAACTCCTTGTTGAAATGGATGGTTTCGATCCAAACGAGGGAATAATCGTTCTTGCTGCAACCAACAGACCAGAAATTCTTGATCGTGCCCTTTTGCGTCCAGGCCGTTTTGATAGACAGGTTGTCGTTGATCTACCAGATGCCAATGGGAGAGAAGCAATCCTAAAAGTTCACGCTAGAGGAAAACCTTTATCTTCAGACATCAATTTCAAAGAAATCGCTCAGGCTACCATGGGTTTTTCAGGAGCCGATCTGGCCAATCTCCTTAACGAGGCAGCTCTTCTAGCTGCAAGAAGAAAATCAACGTGTATTGAACAAAAGGACCTCTTTGAAGCTATGGAAAAAGTAATTGCAGGCCCGGAAAGAAAAAGTCGCGTACTTTCTGAAAAAGAGAGGGAAAGAGTTGCTTATCATGAAGTGGGTCATGCGCTTGTTGCCTTTTATTTAGAGCACGCTGAACCAGTAAGAAAGATTAGCATTGTCCCTAGAGGCAGAGCTGCTCTTGGTTATACTTTACAACTTCCTGCTTCTCAGCAATATCTGTTGAGTAAATCTGAACTGCTTGATCGCATTTGCGTAGCAATGGGCGGAAGAGCCGCTGAAGAATTGATATACAAAGATGTTACAACTGGAGCCGAAAATGATCTAGAAGTAGCGACAACGATTGCTCGACAAATGGTGTGTTTATATGGAATGGGAGAAAAATCAGGGCTTGCTCATTATGTGCCCCCACAGCCGCTCTTTGGAGGACTTGATAGTTCCTATCTGAAGGAATGTAGTAATGAAACAGCCCGCATTATCGAATTAGAAATAGAAAAGATTCTTGAAGAAAATTATGAAAAGGCGAAGTCTATTTTACAGCAACACCTTAAAGAATTACAAGAAGTCACAACTATTCTGTTGAAAAAAGAAACTCTCAGTGGTGAAGAGTTTAAAAGTATTTTAGATAAGGTGAAAAATCAAGAAGGAGTCTCCTACTCTTCCTCTTCCTCTGCAAACAGCTCTTAG
- a CDS encoding uracil-DNA glycosylase has product MEKINHGKIQTLIYKYLEILQSLGYTHLFFPRTLKKETKQSVEISKTNKRSDLSSSLHTSYQKIIPKEKVEQELNLLKKRVENCQSCQHLVAFRTQTVFGSGNPSSKLMFVGEAPGAEEDQQGEPFVGPAGQLLTKMIKAMGLSRDQVYIANVLKCRPDIPKGQKGNRKPTPEEMATCLPYLLSQIRLINPKVIVALGATAYEGLTGKIGIKISEVRGKFIDFNGAFLIATYHPSYLLHNPSLANKRKVWEDMLAVMSKLQMPISEKQKKYFLS; this is encoded by the coding sequence ATGGAAAAAATCAACCATGGAAAGATCCAAACTTTGATCTATAAATATCTAGAAATCCTTCAAAGCCTTGGCTATACCCATCTCTTTTTCCCAAGGACTCTAAAAAAAGAGACCAAACAATCCGTAGAAATTTCGAAGACAAATAAGCGATCGGATCTTTCCTCTTCTCTCCATACCAGCTATCAGAAGATAATACCAAAGGAAAAGGTGGAACAAGAGCTCAATCTTTTAAAGAAGAGGGTAGAAAATTGTCAAAGCTGCCAGCATCTTGTGGCATTCCGTACTCAGACTGTCTTTGGTTCAGGAAATCCTTCGAGTAAATTGATGTTTGTGGGCGAAGCTCCTGGAGCAGAAGAAGATCAACAGGGAGAACCCTTTGTTGGTCCAGCTGGTCAGCTTTTGACAAAGATGATCAAAGCTATGGGATTAAGTCGCGATCAAGTCTACATAGCGAATGTCTTAAAATGTCGCCCCGACATCCCTAAAGGCCAAAAAGGAAATCGAAAACCAACTCCAGAAGAAATGGCCACCTGTCTACCCTATTTGTTATCTCAAATACGGTTAATTAATCCAAAGGTGATTGTGGCTCTTGGGGCTACGGCTTATGAAGGGCTGACAGGAAAAATAGGAATAAAAATTAGCGAAGTTAGAGGAAAATTTATCGATTTTAATGGAGCGTTCTTAATAGCTACATATCATCCCTCCTATTTGCTCCACAACCCTTCTCTTGCAAATAAAAGAAAAGTTTGGGAAGATATGCTGGCAGTGATGAGCAAACTCCAGATGCCTATTTCTGAAAAACAGAAGAAATATTTTCTTTCTTAA